In one window of Paraflavitalea soli DNA:
- a CDS encoding RagB/SusD family nutrient uptake outer membrane protein: MKRLYICLVLVTVIVTAGIMTGCKREFLEKPKGGDITVDTVFHTQKQANYAIADMYGWCVPTGFVMNNSADSREDVLTDQVHLLLPGANWVAGNLNYQYYVVGGMTPTTSIDRGPIPQRGNTAANAFSGWYKSIRKANLVLKYIDKVTDAPEEWKTDVKAQALFCRAMAHYSAFRLFGGIPIVTEPLAGDGKIDIPRASIQSLVDTLVKWCDMAAANLPATRPTTDYGRITSLAALALKARILLYAASPLYNTPPGMTAAIAGARYNDGRDTVLAYPSYSKERWKRAADAAKAVIDAAPASGVLLYNTGKPLTTAKTDNYAGLGDYEAVCNNVLGTTGTYGSPEMILVNTWNQNDPNRDGWADWGRYNSSKVRMQEWGAKNNVPVEFLQLYEKRDGTKWTATPSGTDFKAYFEGLNLDPRAYQSLAWGGQWYNGGKTFLAYYKESADKAYAKGRLADDTNAGDNYGSAVECAKFIARVDNNNDNHFAWPIFRLAEFYLSYAEAMNEYTALAPEAFQYLNLIRQRAGMPDKDGTMLPDQEAFRKAIQNERTIELAFEDHRYNDLHRWLTAHIVLNKALNGFAVTASANGIIPKPTNPFLNWNLVSYGTRTFPVKYYYVPFPYTEISMNYLGGKGWDGQNPGW, encoded by the coding sequence ATGAAAAGATTATATATCTGCCTGGTGCTGGTAACCGTGATCGTTACGGCCGGCATAATGACAGGTTGCAAAAGAGAATTCCTCGAAAAACCAAAGGGTGGTGACATAACAGTGGACACCGTTTTCCATACACAAAAGCAGGCCAATTATGCCATCGCCGATATGTATGGCTGGTGCGTGCCCACTGGTTTTGTAATGAACAACTCCGCCGATAGCCGCGAAGATGTGCTCACCGACCAGGTACACCTCCTGCTGCCCGGCGCCAACTGGGTGGCTGGTAACCTCAATTATCAATATTATGTAGTAGGTGGCATGACCCCAACTACCAGTATTGACAGAGGCCCCATTCCCCAACGTGGCAATACCGCTGCGAATGCCTTTTCAGGATGGTATAAGTCTATCCGGAAAGCCAACCTCGTTCTGAAGTACATTGACAAGGTAACCGACGCTCCCGAAGAATGGAAGACCGATGTCAAAGCCCAGGCATTGTTTTGCCGCGCTATGGCCCACTACAGCGCTTTCCGTTTATTCGGAGGTATTCCCATCGTAACCGAGCCGTTAGCGGGCGACGGAAAGATCGACATTCCCCGTGCTTCCATTCAATCACTGGTAGATACCCTGGTGAAATGGTGCGATATGGCTGCCGCCAATTTGCCGGCTACCAGGCCCACCACCGATTATGGCAGGATCACTAGCCTGGCTGCACTGGCCCTGAAGGCAAGGATCTTATTGTACGCTGCCAGCCCCTTGTACAATACCCCTCCGGGTATGACAGCTGCTATTGCAGGCGCCCGTTACAACGATGGCAGGGATACCGTATTGGCTTACCCATCTTACAGCAAAGAACGTTGGAAGCGCGCTGCCGATGCAGCCAAAGCCGTGATCGATGCCGCTCCTGCATCCGGCGTGCTTTTATACAATACAGGAAAACCCCTTACCACCGCCAAAACAGATAACTATGCCGGTCTCGGCGATTATGAAGCCGTTTGCAACAACGTTCTCGGAACCACCGGCACCTACGGTAGCCCCGAAATGATATTGGTAAATACCTGGAATCAGAATGATCCCAACCGCGATGGATGGGCCGACTGGGGCAGGTACAACTCCTCCAAGGTGCGCATGCAGGAATGGGGCGCTAAAAATAATGTGCCGGTTGAGTTCTTGCAGTTGTATGAAAAAAGAGATGGCACTAAGTGGACTGCCACTCCTTCAGGAACTGATTTCAAAGCCTATTTCGAAGGCCTCAACCTCGATCCCCGCGCTTATCAGTCACTTGCCTGGGGCGGCCAATGGTACAATGGCGGTAAAACTTTCCTGGCCTATTACAAAGAATCTGCTGACAAGGCTTATGCGAAAGGTAGATTGGCCGACGATACCAACGCTGGTGATAACTACGGTAGCGCCGTTGAATGCGCCAAATTTATTGCCCGCGTTGACAACAACAACGACAACCACTTCGCCTGGCCCATATTCCGGTTGGCTGAATTCTATTTGAGCTATGCCGAAGCAATGAATGAATACACTGCCCTGGCGCCTGAAGCATTCCAGTACTTAAACCTCATCAGGCAAAGAGCAGGTATGCCCGATAAAGATGGAACCATGCTGCCCGACCAGGAAGCTTTTAGAAAAGCCATCCAGAACGAGCGTACAATAGAACTGGCATTTGAGGATCACCGCTATAATGACCTGCACCGCTGGCTCACTGCCCATATAGTGTTGAACAAGGCCCTCAACGGATTTGCCGTCACCGCCTCTGCCAATGGTATTATCCCCAAGCCCACCAACCCGTTCCTCAACTGGAACCTGGTGAGCTATGGCACCAGAACGTTCCCTGTTAAATATTACTATGTGCCCTTCCCTTATACCGAGATCAGTATGAATTACCTGGGAGGAAAAGGCTGGGATGGTCAAAACCCCGGATGGTAA
- a CDS encoding DUF4199 domain-containing protein → MKYRIELKWGLIFSAVSLVWALIGKAFALDSDRIEYNQVFNTSILIPAVVVYWLAAIDKRNNFYGGHISFKKSFISGMMLTLFITLLGIVTTLIATKLISPQLFDNLIAYTTANNLMTRPEAINQFNLTTYVVTGILAGPVTGLVFSTLVSLIIPKKSKKTASGASQATYNTQGKMVV, encoded by the coding sequence ATGAAATACCGGATCGAGTTGAAATGGGGCCTCATCTTTTCGGCTGTCAGCCTGGTATGGGCCCTTATTGGCAAAGCTTTCGCTTTGGACAGCGACCGTATTGAATATAACCAGGTGTTCAATACCTCGATATTAATACCGGCTGTGGTAGTGTATTGGCTGGCAGCCATTGATAAGCGTAACAACTTTTATGGCGGCCACATCAGTTTTAAAAAGAGCTTTATCAGCGGTATGATGCTGACCTTGTTCATTACACTTTTAGGGATCGTTACTACCCTCATTGCCACAAAGCTTATATCGCCGCAATTATTTGATAACCTGATCGCTTATACAACAGCCAACAATTTAATGACCAGGCCGGAGGCCATTAATCAATTTAACCTGACTACCTATGTCGTTACCGGCATCCTGGCAGGTCCTGTAACGGGTCTTGTTTTTTCAACGCTGGTGAGCCTGATCATACCTAAGAAAAGCAAGAAGACTGCCAGTGGTGCCAGCCAGGCAACTTACAATACACAGGGCAAAATGGTGGTTTGA
- a CDS encoding VOC family protein: protein MIKFAYTILYVQDVQRSLEFYETVFGFTRKFITPDNSYGELITGDTTLSFAAHDLAKSNLKDGFMKSSNDNKPFAMEIAFSTDNVEALYEQAIKAGAIAEKPAEYKPHGQTVAYVRDLDGFLVEICTPME from the coding sequence ATGATAAAATTTGCCTACACCATCCTGTATGTACAGGATGTACAAAGATCGCTGGAGTTTTACGAAACCGTATTTGGCTTTACCAGGAAATTCATTACGCCGGATAATTCTTATGGTGAATTGATAACAGGCGATACCACTTTGTCCTTTGCTGCCCACGACCTGGCAAAGTCCAACCTGAAAGATGGGTTCATGAAAAGCAGCAACGATAACAAACCCTTTGCCATGGAAATAGCTTTTTCAACAGACAATGTGGAAGCGTTGTATGAGCAGGCCATCAAAGCCGGGGCTATCGCCGAAAAACCGGCGGAATATAAACCACATGGACAAACAGTAGCTTATGTGCGCGACCTTGATGGATTCCTGGTAGAGATCTGCACGCCGATGGAATAG
- a CDS encoding SusC/RagA family TonB-linked outer membrane protein, with protein sequence MNKGQLLCRLLLFLLAIVVQQEVCAQTRKISGTVKDEQGAPIPGASVAANKPGSTSIGVATDDQGNFSLTIDASYKTLSITGLGYAAQNVPIGSKSVFSFKMQKTDADNLTDVVVIAYGQQKKASVTAAISTISAKEIVQSPVANISNSLAGRLPGLISVQGTGKPGADASSLYIRGIGTYTGNTAPLIMLDGIVRDSYNDIDPNEIESISILKDAGATAVFGVRGANGVVLITTKRGKEGTPKISATVQSALNQFTRMPNYVNSYQYATLRNEQIFETWWQQHANDADVAGKADGWAKFVEKRKTGYVPQYTDEDLKYYQNAHTPKLANGSPNPYYDPYFHPDQDWQKQIYKDVAPQTQANVNVSGGTKGMKYFISAGYLSQRGLFNTDYMPFSKEMDYRKDRYNLRGNFDFQVTDNLKVSVDVGTQFVQVSGMNNDGYNYEKNLMWTNPMGSPGYIDGKFVFIWQKTAEQFNPLYSLAQRNAYNLNNNSLLNSALNVTHKLDFITRGLTANVKVSYDSYFSSTAGGQSYPVMWAARENPNGDKLNPILVQLNNEAPSQRWQNWYSGKWRTWYAEFALNYSRTFGDHAITALAMANLTKTYDPNLQFKLPHAYQSLVGRLTYAYKGKYLGELNMGYNGSENFPEGQRFTYFPAVSLGWIPSKEDFWRENDVVTFLKLRGSYGKVGNDKIGNNRYLYLADVWAYSGTPGPVAGYYFGQSGSNRNNVRAAFESRLGNPNVTWETAEKANLGFIANFWKDKITAEFDVFTEHRTGILGRKGTVPGIVAADLPLYNLGEVKNRGMELDLSYRDKVGRNFNFWVKANIATNQNEIVFRDEAIIPGLEYQASTGKPINQGSYLQADGLYTSWSQLYEVDASNNPILSKPVLAKGADGKTYKNASGQDVLQKDLTFGNVPLQPGDVRLQDINYDGVIDNKDYKRSGYTNIPELTYGISFGFSYKGFDMSLLLQGAARVAANPMPATNLHFNGTTEALFEVDWARFTPERYAAGEDIRFPIAAYNRQAYQNTYFNLNTSYIRLKNVEVGYTFQRGILSKLGVGNVRVYANGFNLYTWSENKIWGDPENMGFMGYPLTRTYNAGINIGF encoded by the coding sequence ATGAACAAAGGACAACTTTTGTGCAGGCTTCTGCTATTCTTGCTGGCCATCGTCGTACAGCAGGAAGTATGCGCACAAACAAGAAAAATTAGTGGCACTGTCAAAGATGAGCAAGGTGCCCCCATTCCCGGCGCCTCTGTAGCAGCCAACAAACCAGGAAGCACTTCCATTGGTGTTGCCACCGACGACCAGGGTAATTTTTCACTGACCATCGATGCTTCCTACAAAACATTAAGCATAACAGGCCTGGGTTATGCAGCACAGAATGTACCAATAGGCAGCAAGTCCGTCTTCAGCTTTAAGATGCAAAAAACGGATGCAGACAACCTCACCGATGTGGTGGTGATAGCCTACGGCCAGCAGAAAAAGGCCTCCGTCACTGCCGCCATCAGCACCATCAGTGCAAAGGAAATTGTACAGTCGCCCGTAGCCAATATCAGCAACTCCCTGGCTGGTCGCCTGCCAGGTTTGATCTCCGTACAAGGTACCGGCAAACCGGGTGCAGACGCCTCCAGCCTGTATATCCGGGGTATTGGTACCTACACCGGTAACACCGCCCCCCTCATCATGCTCGATGGTATCGTGCGCGACTCCTATAATGATATCGACCCCAACGAAATTGAAAGCATCAGTATCCTGAAAGATGCCGGTGCCACCGCCGTGTTTGGTGTGCGTGGTGCAAACGGGGTAGTCCTCATCACTACCAAGCGTGGTAAAGAAGGCACACCCAAGATCAGCGCTACCGTTCAAAGCGCCCTCAACCAGTTTACCCGCATGCCCAATTACGTGAACTCCTATCAATACGCCACCCTGCGCAACGAGCAGATCTTTGAGACCTGGTGGCAGCAGCATGCCAACGATGCGGATGTGGCAGGGAAGGCCGACGGCTGGGCAAAATTCGTGGAGAAAAGAAAAACAGGGTATGTTCCTCAATACACCGACGAGGACCTGAAATATTATCAGAATGCCCATACCCCCAAACTGGCCAACGGTTCTCCCAATCCTTATTATGATCCTTATTTCCACCCCGACCAGGATTGGCAAAAGCAGATCTATAAAGATGTTGCCCCCCAAACACAGGCCAACGTGAATGTTTCCGGTGGTACCAAAGGCATGAAGTACTTTATTTCTGCCGGTTATTTATCACAAAGAGGTTTGTTCAATACCGATTATATGCCTTTCTCCAAAGAAATGGACTACAGAAAGGATCGTTATAACTTAAGAGGCAATTTCGACTTCCAGGTAACCGACAACCTCAAGGTCTCCGTTGATGTAGGGACCCAGTTCGTACAGGTTTCCGGTATGAACAACGACGGGTACAACTACGAGAAGAACCTCATGTGGACCAATCCCATGGGCTCTCCCGGTTACATCGATGGCAAGTTTGTGTTCATCTGGCAAAAGACGGCCGAGCAGTTCAATCCTTTGTACAGCCTGGCCCAGCGCAATGCCTATAACCTCAACAACAACAGCCTGCTCAATTCAGCGCTCAACGTTACCCATAAACTGGATTTCATCACCAGGGGACTTACTGCCAACGTGAAGGTTTCCTACGACAGCTATTTCTCCAGCACGGCGGGTGGTCAGTCGTACCCCGTAATGTGGGCGGCACGCGAAAATCCTAATGGCGATAAGCTGAACCCGATCCTGGTGCAACTGAACAATGAAGCGCCTTCTCAAAGATGGCAAAACTGGTATTCAGGCAAGTGGCGTACCTGGTATGCAGAGTTTGCCTTAAACTATAGCCGCACTTTTGGCGATCATGCCATTACAGCTTTGGCCATGGCCAACCTCACCAAGACCTACGACCCCAATCTGCAATTCAAACTCCCGCATGCTTACCAAAGCCTGGTGGGCCGGTTGACCTATGCCTACAAGGGAAAATATCTGGGCGAGTTGAACATGGGTTACAACGGATCTGAAAACTTCCCCGAAGGGCAGCGCTTTACGTATTTCCCGGCCGTGTCATTGGGCTGGATACCCAGCAAAGAAGATTTCTGGCGGGAGAACGATGTGGTTACTTTCCTGAAGCTAAGAGGATCATACGGTAAAGTAGGTAATGACAAGATAGGCAACAACCGCTACCTCTACCTGGCCGATGTATGGGCTTATAGCGGTACTCCTGGTCCTGTAGCCGGATATTATTTTGGCCAGTCCGGTTCCAATCGCAACAACGTACGGGCCGCATTTGAAAGCAGGCTGGGCAACCCCAATGTTACCTGGGAAACTGCTGAAAAAGCCAACCTGGGTTTCATCGCCAATTTCTGGAAGGATAAGATCACCGCAGAGTTTGATGTTTTCACCGAACATAGAACAGGTATTCTCGGCCGTAAAGGAACCGTTCCCGGCATCGTGGCTGCCGATCTGCCTTTGTATAACTTAGGTGAAGTGAAGAACAGGGGTATGGAACTCGATCTTTCCTACCGTGATAAAGTAGGCAGGAATTTCAACTTCTGGGTAAAAGCTAATATCGCAACGAACCAGAATGAGATCGTGTTCCGTGATGAGGCCATCATTCCGGGATTGGAGTACCAGGCCTCCACTGGCAAGCCCATCAACCAGGGTTCTTATTTACAAGCCGATGGATTGTACACCTCCTGGTCCCAACTGTATGAGGTGGATGCCAGCAACAATCCTATTTTGTCCAAACCCGTGTTGGCAAAAGGTGCGGATGGAAAGACCTATAAAAATGCCAGCGGCCAGGATGTTTTACAGAAAGACCTCACTTTCGGTAATGTGCCTTTACAGCCTGGCGATGTCAGGTTACAGGATATCAACTACGACGGTGTGATCGATAACAAGGATTATAAAAGATCCGGATATACCAACATCCCGGAGTTGACCTACGGTATTTCATTCGGATTCAGCTACAAAGGGTTCGATATGTCCTTATTGCTGCAGGGCGCTGCCCGTGTGGCCGCCAATCCAATGCCCGCCACCAACCTCCATTTCAACGGCACTACCGAAGCGTTGTTTGAAGTAGACTGGGCACGTTTCACCCCTGAGCGTTATGCTGCCGGAGAAGACATCCGCTTCCCCATTGCCGCCTATAATCGTCAGGCATACCAAAATACTTACTTCAACCTGAATACTTCTTACATACGGCTGAAGAATGTAGAAGTGGGTTATACTTTCCAACGTGGTATCCTGAGTAAACTGGGCGTTGGTAATGTTCGTGTATATGCCAACGGATTTAACCTGTATACCTGGAGCGAGAATAAGATCTGGGGTGATCCGGAAAACATGGGCTTTATGGGTTATCCCCTTACCCGCACCTACAATGCAGGTATTAATATTGGATTTTAA
- a CDS encoding RidA family protein, translated as MRTLALCVLTLYVLTGSACSVMKHRSINPTGASFSQAYEIKGFKRLVFVSGQVPEDEKEKVPPDFRSQAELVWKNIELQLKAANMTLQDIVRFTIYLSDRKYRGESYEVRHKVLGAHEPSMTIIITGIYDSQWLLEIDAIAAK; from the coding sequence ATGAGAACACTTGCTTTATGCGTGTTGACACTATATGTGTTAACCGGATCAGCCTGTTCTGTCATGAAGCACCGGTCTATCAACCCCACCGGTGCTTCCTTTTCACAGGCCTACGAGATCAAAGGCTTTAAAAGACTGGTATTTGTGAGTGGCCAGGTGCCGGAAGATGAAAAGGAAAAGGTGCCCCCGGATTTCAGATCGCAGGCTGAACTGGTCTGGAAAAATATTGAGCTACAATTGAAAGCAGCCAATATGACCTTACAGGACATTGTGCGTTTTACGATCTATTTATCGGACCGAAAATACCGCGGGGAGAGTTATGAGGTAAGACATAAGGTACTGGGTGCGCACGAACCTTCGATGACAATTATTATCACGGGCATTTATGATAGTCAGTGGCTGCTGGAGATCGACGCCATTGCCGCCAAATGA
- a CDS encoding VOC family protein, producing the protein MMLLEPYLNFNGNTEQAFLFYRSVFGGNFTVLMRFADMPGSEKMPEADRQRIMHISLPIGDHVTLKGTDVIDSLNQQLQPGDNFHLAITVDNEADIHRLFNGISAGGTVIMPLGKESWGELFGMCKDKFGIQWMFNYIKPVK; encoded by the coding sequence ATGATGCTTTTAGAGCCCTACCTGAATTTTAATGGCAACACAGAACAGGCCTTTCTTTTTTACCGGTCGGTCTTCGGAGGAAACTTTACTGTTTTGATGCGTTTTGCCGATATGCCGGGCAGTGAAAAAATGCCGGAGGCGGATCGCCAGCGGATCATGCACATAAGCCTGCCTATTGGCGACCATGTTACGCTGAAGGGAACAGATGTCATTGACTCTTTAAATCAACAGCTGCAGCCGGGCGACAACTTTCACCTGGCCATTACGGTAGACAATGAAGCAGATATCCATCGATTGTTCAATGGTATTTCGGCGGGAGGCACGGTCATTATGCCACTCGGCAAGGAAAGCTGGGGGGAACTCTTTGGGATGTGTAAAGACAAGTTTGGCATTCAATGGATGTTCAATTATATAAAACCCGTTAAATAA
- a CDS encoding SRPBCC domain-containing protein → MTPDLISTANTLINATPAQVWQALVDPAAIKQFMFGATVRSEWKKGSRITWKGEWKGTQYEDKGEILDIQPPHRLQYSHYSPLTGQEDKPENYHTVTIDLLAKGDRTSVSLSQDNNRSEESRQESDKNWAAMLQSLKKVVEDNIPPTI, encoded by the coding sequence ATGACACCAGATCTCATTTCCACAGCCAATACATTGATCAATGCAACACCTGCCCAGGTATGGCAGGCCCTGGTGGATCCCGCGGCTATCAAACAATTTATGTTTGGCGCTACGGTAAGATCGGAATGGAAGAAAGGCAGCCGTATCACCTGGAAGGGCGAATGGAAGGGAACACAGTATGAGGATAAAGGTGAGATACTGGATATCCAGCCGCCGCATCGGTTACAATACAGTCATTATAGTCCTTTGACGGGCCAGGAAGACAAGCCTGAAAACTACCATACCGTTACTATTGATCTATTGGCCAAAGGAGATCGAACCAGTGTATCACTGAGCCAGGACAATAACCGATCCGAAGAAAGCCGACAGGAATCCGACAAGAACTGGGCAGCCATGCTGCAGTCGCTCAAAAAGGTGGTAGAAGACAATATTCCCCCAACAATATAA
- a CDS encoding GlxA family transcriptional regulator yields MKQIGIVVPEQAITSSILDTKRCLTSANEYLQAKGEQPLFKVDLVGFRKEIRQEGGAVCLTCDKTLDQTEIYDLVIVPAVTGDVMRVTQLNRHYLPWLNNQYKNGAEIASYCVGAFILAGTGLLKGRRCATHWMYAAEFREFYPDTILVDDKIIIEQNGIYSSGGGTSYWNLLMYLMEKFTSRQIVMSLVKHFLLDTERTSQAAFMVFTGQKKHGDALVLSVQEYIEQNYREKINIDQLAETFAIVRRTLERKFKKATHNSIAEYAQRIKIEAAKKAIEGGRKTMHEIMYEVGYSDMKAFRDLFQGITGLTPVAYKNKFNKPISLY; encoded by the coding sequence ATGAAACAGATCGGTATTGTGGTGCCTGAGCAGGCGATAACCTCAAGTATCCTTGATACAAAAAGATGTTTGACCAGTGCCAACGAATATTTACAGGCAAAAGGTGAACAGCCTTTATTTAAGGTAGACCTGGTGGGATTTCGGAAAGAGATCCGGCAGGAGGGAGGAGCCGTTTGCCTTACCTGTGATAAAACATTGGACCAGACAGAGATATATGACCTGGTGATCGTGCCGGCTGTTACCGGCGATGTAATGCGCGTCACCCAGCTCAACCGGCATTACTTGCCTTGGTTAAATAATCAATATAAGAATGGCGCCGAGATCGCCAGTTATTGTGTGGGCGCCTTCATCCTGGCCGGCACCGGCCTGCTCAAGGGCAGGCGATGCGCCACCCATTGGATGTATGCTGCGGAGTTCAGGGAGTTTTATCCCGATACCATCCTGGTCGATGACAAGATCATCATAGAGCAAAATGGTATTTATTCCAGTGGTGGTGGTACTTCCTATTGGAATTTGCTGATGTACCTGATGGAGAAATTTACGAGCAGGCAAATTGTTATGTCCCTGGTAAAGCATTTTTTACTGGATACCGAAAGGACCAGCCAGGCTGCTTTCATGGTCTTTACCGGGCAAAAAAAACATGGCGATGCGCTGGTGCTGAGCGTACAGGAATATATTGAGCAGAATTACCGGGAAAAGATCAATATTGACCAACTGGCCGAAACCTTTGCCATAGTGAGGCGCACCCTGGAACGCAAATTTAAAAAAGCCACCCACAATTCCATTGCCGAATATGCCCAGCGTATAAAAATTGAAGCAGCCAAAAAGGCGATAGAAGGAGGCCGTAAGACCATGCATGAAATTATGTATGAAGTAGGCTACAGTGATATGAAGGCCTTCCGCGATCTCTTCCAGGGCATTACCGGTCTTACCCCTGTGGCCTATAAAAATAAGTTCAACAAGCCCATCTCTCTGTATTGA
- a CDS encoding XRE family transcriptional regulator, whose amino-acid sequence MAFGKEIKRLRDSIHLSAQKLADLIGIDAERLRKWEQKDLNPREEDLARIESYFGLPLEGIMNLENLRDAQLVPRLNTDAIAKAVDRIIEARESKGLTQAAVADKLAAALGQTYSLRQYQKMEAGEFPKFKKEVVRQVEVILDVPIYELIYEQTGNAPVRQDGPPEGPPMSHMAMRRKRKMEEDADNDGIIYVPIAAQAGYARSYSSGLYLHQLQKFVLPGFPYRGEKYRVFEVKGDSMEPTFKEGYHLICERIQQEAWQQIAEFYAYIIVLESDIILKRLAFKDQENYVAISDNEFYKQFLLPMKDIKELWLVKRKMDWEMAPGKKYKIEI is encoded by the coding sequence ATGGCTTTTGGCAAGGAAATAAAAAGATTGCGGGACAGTATTCACCTTTCGGCACAAAAGCTGGCCGACCTCATTGGTATCGACGCCGAGCGGCTGAGGAAATGGGAGCAGAAAGATCTTAATCCCCGGGAAGAAGACCTGGCGCGCATTGAAAGCTATTTTGGGCTTCCCTTAGAGGGGATCATGAACCTGGAAAACCTGCGGGATGCCCAATTGGTACCGCGTCTTAATACGGATGCCATTGCCAAGGCGGTGGACAGGATCATAGAAGCCAGGGAGTCCAAAGGGCTTACACAGGCTGCTGTGGCGGATAAACTGGCAGCTGCGCTGGGGCAAACCTATTCGCTCCGCCAGTACCAGAAGATGGAAGCAGGAGAATTTCCCAAGTTCAAAAAAGAAGTGGTCAGGCAGGTGGAGGTAATCCTGGATGTTCCTATATATGAACTTATTTATGAACAAACCGGAAACGCACCTGTGCGACAGGATGGACCGCCGGAAGGACCCCCGATGAGCCATATGGCCATGCGGCGGAAAAGGAAGATGGAAGAGGATGCAGATAATGACGGGATCATTTATGTGCCGATCGCTGCACAGGCCGGTTATGCCCGGTCTTATTCAAGCGGACTCTACCTGCACCAGCTGCAAAAGTTTGTGCTGCCGGGCTTTCCCTACCGGGGTGAAAAATACCGGGTATTTGAAGTAAAGGGGGATAGTATGGAACCTACTTTTAAAGAGGGTTATCACCTGATCTGCGAACGCATACAACAGGAAGCCTGGCAACAGATAGCGGAATTCTATGCCTATATCATCGTACTGGAATCGGATATTATCTTAAAACGCCTCGCCTTCAAGGATCAGGAGAATTATGTAGCGATCAGCGACAATGAATTCTACAAGCAATTCCTGCTGCCCATGAAGGACATTAAAGAGCTGTGGCTTGTGAAAAGAAAAATGGACTGGGAAATGGCACCCGGCAAAAAATACAAGATCGAGATCTAG
- a CDS encoding antibiotic biosynthesis monooxygenase family protein, whose protein sequence is MQTVVMTMNVTGITHREFRSIIDEMGVELRPEPGIYQHISHPTETGYRIIEVWDSQEGFERFLENRMKPAIIKLQINRETTIVFQPLHNFFGPRIQELPALIPQLPAGPNT, encoded by the coding sequence ATGCAAACTGTTGTAATGACCATGAACGTAACTGGGATCACTCACCGGGAATTTCGCAGCATTATTGATGAAATGGGTGTAGAGCTCAGGCCGGAGCCGGGCATTTACCAGCATATCTCCCACCCTACGGAAACGGGCTACCGCATTATTGAAGTGTGGGATTCGCAGGAGGGATTTGAACGGTTCCTGGAAAACCGGATGAAACCAGCGATCATCAAGCTACAGATCAACCGGGAGACGACCATCGTATTCCAACCGCTGCATAATTTCTTTGGTCCGCGCATCCAGGAGTTACCAGCGTTAATTCCCCAGCTACCCGCAGGGCCGAATACTTAA